The following are encoded in a window of Esox lucius isolate fEsoLuc1 chromosome 14, fEsoLuc1.pri, whole genome shotgun sequence genomic DNA:
- the zgc:193801 gene encoding uncharacterized protein zgc:193801 isoform X1 gives MSAFIAHPSVRIRGTEHNYNPVLCQDDNCSGVDKGTHMHCPLCTVVEAYPDPVILRAHYCIKHVDKGIDFAGLKVLRCCNHCEIVGTIKGEKRFKGAHWHCYRCRNGFNRRDEAIKHYKTHFRNPHTTFQIQVTQEVNSRQYYDHSPEAHPKAYGGMEVCSVSGADGGAVGTIMANPGLSTETLVTVEPKVSYMSHDLCSVNNGILVAAEEEVGPTQYNLDRSQALVLMDPDGQGGNLIYEEADSIISEQVTTGREGLEQALQVEKQLLELHQQNLALQQEKDAMEKRLKAEIQRLNEKVAKMVQANIRLFDELMLYRSAENSQQRIDQLVKSLEEQHRTLIHTQLASLRTELRQGEKAASVNGHTEHTVSLVGEEAAGLGEITLLEEEPTQKRIESEGEALTVVVQIGPDPDDLVPVSGDVCLVTGQEEESAVLELDIVDSGKESLKNATKYLEDKESVEQLLSKKRSSEKEPWGEGKAKLQRIC, from the exons ATGTCGGCTTTTATT GCCCACCCTTCGGTGCGAATCAGGGGCACAGAGCACAATTACAACCCGGTATTGTGTCAGGACGACAACTGCTCCGGCGTGGACAAGGGCACGCATATGCATTGCCCTCTCTGCACTGTGGTGGAGGCCTATCCGGACCCCGTTATCCTACGGGCTCACTACTGCATCAAACATGTCGACAAGGGCATTGACTTTGCTG GCCTAAAAGTGCTTAGGTGCTGCAACCATTGTGAGATTGTGGGCACAATCAAAGGGGAGAAAAGGTTCAAGGGGGCTCACTGGCACTGCTACCGTTGCCGGAATGGTTTCAACCGCAGAGACGAGGCCATTAAACACTATAAGACCCACTTCCGGAACCCCCACACCACCTTCCAGATACAGGTCACACAG GAGGTAAACAGCCGACAGTATTATGACCACAGTCCTGAGGCCCACCCAAAAGCCTACGGAGGGATGGAAGTCTGCTCTGTTTCTGGGGCGGACGGGGGAGCAGTGGGGACCATCATGGCCAACCCAGGCCTCAGCACAGAAACCCTTGTCACTGTGGAACCCAAGGTTTCATATATGTCTCATGATTTGTG CAGTGTGAACAATGGGATCCTAGTGGCAGCCGAAGAGGAGGTGGGGCCTACTCAGTATAATCTGGACCGAAGCCAGGCGCTGGTTCTCATGGacccagatggacagggaggcAACCTGATATATGAAGAGGCTGACAGCATTATCTCTGAGCAGGTTACAACG GGCAGGGAGGGTTTGGAACAGGCTCTGCAGGTGGAAAAGCAGCTGCTGGAACTACACCAGCAGAACTTGGCTCTGCAACAAGAGAAGGATGCCATGGAGAAGAGGCTAAAGGCAGAGATTCAAAGACTTAACGAAAAG GTGGCCAAGATGGTGCAGGCCAATATCAGATTGTTTGATGAGCTAATGCTGTACCGTTCTGCAGAGAACAGCCAGCAGAGAATCGATCAGCTG GTGAAGAGTCTGGAGGAACAACACCGCACTCTGATCCACACCCAACTAGCCTCCCTGAGGACAGAGCTGCGGCAAGGAGAAAAAGCAGCGTCTGTCAATGGGCACACAGAGCACACAGTCAGCCTAGTTGGTGAGGAGGCAGCTGGCCTTGGGGAGATTACCCTTCTTGAGGAAGAACCGACTCAAAAAAGGatagagagtgagggagaagcATTGACTGTGGTGGTTCAGATAGGCCCTGACCCAGATGACTTGGTACCAGTATCAGGTGATGTGTGTTTGGTGACTGGGCAGGAGGAGGAATCTGCGGTTCTTGAGCTTGACATTGTTGACTCTGGTAAAGAGTCTTTGAAGAATGCTACAAAATACCTTGAAGACAAAGAGAGTGTGGAACAATTATTGTCAAAAAAACGCAGCTCTGAAAAAGAACCCTGGGGGGAAGGCAAAGCTAAACTACAACGTATTTGTTGA
- the zgc:193801 gene encoding uncharacterized protein zgc:193801 isoform X2, whose protein sequence is MSAFIAHPSVRIRGTEHNYNPVLCQDDNCSGVDKGTHMHCPLCTVVEAYPDPVILRAHYCIKHVDKGIDFAGLKVLRCCNHCEIVGTIKGEKRFKGAHWHCYRCRNGFNRRDEAIKHYKTHFRNPHTTFQIQVTQEVNSRQYYDHSPEAHPKAYGGMEVCSVSGADGGAVGTIMANPGLSTETLVTVEPKDSSVNNGILVAAEEEVGPTQYNLDRSQALVLMDPDGQGGNLIYEEADSIISEQVTTGREGLEQALQVEKQLLELHQQNLALQQEKDAMEKRLKAEIQRLNEKVAKMVQANIRLFDELMLYRSAENSQQRIDQLVKSLEEQHRTLIHTQLASLRTELRQGEKAASVNGHTEHTVSLVGEEAAGLGEITLLEEEPTQKRIESEGEALTVVVQIGPDPDDLVPVSGDVCLVTGQEEESAVLELDIVDSGKESLKNATKYLEDKESVEQLLSKKRSSEKEPWGEGKAKLQRIC, encoded by the exons ATGTCGGCTTTTATT GCCCACCCTTCGGTGCGAATCAGGGGCACAGAGCACAATTACAACCCGGTATTGTGTCAGGACGACAACTGCTCCGGCGTGGACAAGGGCACGCATATGCATTGCCCTCTCTGCACTGTGGTGGAGGCCTATCCGGACCCCGTTATCCTACGGGCTCACTACTGCATCAAACATGTCGACAAGGGCATTGACTTTGCTG GCCTAAAAGTGCTTAGGTGCTGCAACCATTGTGAGATTGTGGGCACAATCAAAGGGGAGAAAAGGTTCAAGGGGGCTCACTGGCACTGCTACCGTTGCCGGAATGGTTTCAACCGCAGAGACGAGGCCATTAAACACTATAAGACCCACTTCCGGAACCCCCACACCACCTTCCAGATACAGGTCACACAG GAGGTAAACAGCCGACAGTATTATGACCACAGTCCTGAGGCCCACCCAAAAGCCTACGGAGGGATGGAAGTCTGCTCTGTTTCTGGGGCGGACGGGGGAGCAGTGGGGACCATCATGGCCAACCCAGGCCTCAGCACAGAAACCCTTGTCACTGTGGAACCCAAG GACAGCAGTGTGAACAATGGGATCCTAGTGGCAGCCGAAGAGGAGGTGGGGCCTACTCAGTATAATCTGGACCGAAGCCAGGCGCTGGTTCTCATGGacccagatggacagggaggcAACCTGATATATGAAGAGGCTGACAGCATTATCTCTGAGCAGGTTACAACG GGCAGGGAGGGTTTGGAACAGGCTCTGCAGGTGGAAAAGCAGCTGCTGGAACTACACCAGCAGAACTTGGCTCTGCAACAAGAGAAGGATGCCATGGAGAAGAGGCTAAAGGCAGAGATTCAAAGACTTAACGAAAAG GTGGCCAAGATGGTGCAGGCCAATATCAGATTGTTTGATGAGCTAATGCTGTACCGTTCTGCAGAGAACAGCCAGCAGAGAATCGATCAGCTG GTGAAGAGTCTGGAGGAACAACACCGCACTCTGATCCACACCCAACTAGCCTCCCTGAGGACAGAGCTGCGGCAAGGAGAAAAAGCAGCGTCTGTCAATGGGCACACAGAGCACACAGTCAGCCTAGTTGGTGAGGAGGCAGCTGGCCTTGGGGAGATTACCCTTCTTGAGGAAGAACCGACTCAAAAAAGGatagagagtgagggagaagcATTGACTGTGGTGGTTCAGATAGGCCCTGACCCAGATGACTTGGTACCAGTATCAGGTGATGTGTGTTTGGTGACTGGGCAGGAGGAGGAATCTGCGGTTCTTGAGCTTGACATTGTTGACTCTGGTAAAGAGTCTTTGAAGAATGCTACAAAATACCTTGAAGACAAAGAGAGTGTGGAACAATTATTGTCAAAAAAACGCAGCTCTGAAAAAGAACCCTGGGGGGAAGGCAAAGCTAAACTACAACGTATTTGTTGA